The stretch of DNA GAAATTAAACAAGATCTACAACAACTAACAGTCTAATTTTAAACTAGGAATGgatatattttagaaaataaatggatGCTTAAAACATCGAGTAAGATGAATAAATGAAGGTCAGAGTCAAGGACGTTTTCAAGGTCACTTATCATTTTTATCCAATAAGTTACAATCAACGAAAAAGGAAagttttttttcaaaatataaccATTCACGATTTCGTTGCTTTTGTTAACAgaaataaatcatttaaatattcatattttttttttgtagaaaACGAAAACTGATTGCTGATTTGATTTTCCCTTAGGTCCCTTCCATTTTTGGAGGATTCAATTCGGCAAATAGTATTCCCTCGGGATGTACTCTGGCTTCGGACTACTCGGCTCAATTCCGAGCAATTCTCCCATAAATGCGATGTATGTAATCGCTAAACGTAAAGTTTCGATCCTCGAGAGCCGTTTTTCATACGCAAAAGTTGGTACCTAAACGACGAAAATCATTTAAAGTTATCACAATTAATTACAATCTTCCTGccattaaaatatacattttcttaGGTTCTGATGCTGAATCGAAGCAACCAAAAGCTTATAAGActagaaattataatacaatactCATAGTATTGTAATTAAACTCTTGTTTATTTGAATACCATCTTTATCGAGCTCAGGAAGCGGGCAGATTGTTTAACGACtcataatttaattttatttcaataaaaaatatttttgcgaACGACTCACTTTTCTACGTAACTTGTCAAAAGCTTCGTTCAGATTAAACATTCTACGCCTTTCACGGATATTCGCGGCTCTTCTTTGCGAAACAGTCGCCACGCGACGTCTTGGTTTCTTTGTGGTGGAAGATGGAAGATTAGGGGACCTACCGTTAGGTGTGTATCgactgaaattattttcaattgtaaattgtaacagttttttcaaatttgtattgctgatattgtaaaatttatagCGTTGGTCATCGTCGTGTTCACTGATCATCGTGTCAATCCACAGGATTCCACTTACCTTTGATGTAGTAACGCACAAGGCTGCCTGTACAATCCGTGCTCGTTCACATGCGTATGCGAAGGAGGTGGTGCTTGATACAAAACGGAACTGTCCCACATAGGGTAGCTTCCTAGTTCACCATTAACATATTGCGACATGTCCGCTGTAATCACCTATTTCATCCACACACTGTTAAttcttatttcataaaattaacacGCTGACTGCCGTGGAGGAGTCACGGGTGAGCATCGCTTATTTAATGCAACCGAACAAgtgagaaaaaagaaaagaagaaacatgTAGAACAACAAATtggtaataaattatttctgtttctATTACGACAGTCAGCATTGAAGGATATTATTGCTTCAAGAAGAAGAACCATACATTtgcaatattattataaagatGACTGTGTTTCTGCTGTGGcgatcaacgtgttaaaaacCTGATTCATGGAAAATGGAATGTTCATTAACAATGTCACATTTAGTggtttattttcaattgtttatACCCACTGGTGCTTGATTTCCATTGATCTCCCACAGCGGTTCGGTGTAGCTCATATCCCGGGTTCTGTCCAGCGGCGAGCAACCTCAGAGGGACactttgtttattaattaaaaaaaaaaataccgAGCACCGATTGCAGAAATAACACTTCGTCACCGACACGATGTCACCTTCGATCTGAGGCTACTCCTCGTCCAGGGAGAGGATCTCTCACCGCTTGAACCCGCCCCTTTGCAAAGCCACCCTCTGGAAGCCAGATTATTCACCACTCTGCGAACGCCTGCGTCGTAATCGTGATTTTCATTGGTGCAGTTCACCCTGAATGGGATCACCGTTATTGGACAAGGGATTGCGAATGGGCGGAGCTTTGGAACAACCCTTATGGCTCTGTTTCCGTAAAAGTTGAAGAATGATATCGGGGATTATCGACCGTGATATTTTAAAGATGAACAAATTATTCGAAACTTCAGAATTCTGTttgcttttatttttacttataaCAATAATGTAACATGTatgttatttttcttaaaagtTACTTATAGGATCATTTGGCTTATATTTCATCGTTTGTTTATAAAATCTTTTCTTCACTTTTTCTTTAGAATTGTATTATAACttattgtaatattattttcacagGTTTCAGCAGAGCAGAAACATTCAAACAATTTGCTGATCGTTCGAACCAGGAAATACATTTTAAGAATGATTGACAGATCTTCTTTCATCCCCCTTCCGGAAGTTTCATCCGACACGTGTACTTGATGAAGTGTAATCATCCTATCAATGTATTAGATACAGCtgaattagaaatattttaagtggataaaattaaataattcttgaTAAGGTACACGATATGATATCAAAATTGTTCCTACAATCATTTTCTGCGAGTGTGATAAACAGGGTTTTCTCTAATTTCAGATATTACGTTCTTGAAGCATCCATCCCGAGACAAATTGCTTCATAAATCGAGCCCGTAACAGGATCACACTCAAAACACTGTGACAAAATCTTCTCAGAAGGGTAACATATTGTTGGACCGAGGGGGTGTGCTCCcctaaaattaattaaatagatattaGTCGATTCACTTGACGCGAACTTCCCTTTGCTAACGCGTATAAACATCGGGCATACTACGTGCGTGTCAAATCGCATTGTGTTTGCTTCAAGAGCGAGGGGTGCATAAACTTATTAATATTCAGCCACGAGCAGTCATTCTAATAGGATCATCCCTTTCTTCGTGTCATTCTTTCGCTGTCTTATTGTTGCTCTTTTAAAGCATTATAAACCTTCTTACGAGGGGTATAGATGGTTATTTTGGCTCAACtacgaaaataaaatatttatttgggAAGTTcgtgtgaaaaataaaattggttTTTTTTTGGAACAGTCTGATATGTATTTGGCAGATTTGTATCTGTTAACTCTGACGGTGGATCTTTAATTTGAGCTTGGTAATATGCACTATATCCATAACTGCAAGCTGACGCTTTGGATCGATGCTCTGAGCGTCGGCGCTGAAATGTTTCATGGCTGAATTTCAAAGCTTTTCTCGAATGAAAGATATTCAGCGTGCCGTGAAATCAAAAGCTACATTTCATATTGTAAAATACAGAACAGAACAAATCAATCATGATTCTATCAAACTGATTAAAAAGCAGTAGTCATTGATTATAAGTAAAAGAATTCTTTTtcacaataattttattatataaattataataagtaataattatcctttatatttcaattcaatattaattttatcaaagaatacaaaaaacacgttttttattgattttcaaaataattataattgttgATACATTTATAAATAACTCTAATATTCTTCTATGTTCTAATTTTAGAAGAAAAACTCTTGAAAAATGCCTGCAATGACGTAGAGGGTGTGAAAAGTTGGACTCCTGTTCATCCTTTCATGGTGCACGTGTTCGTTTGATCTAATTCTGATGCGTTTCTAACAATGGACGTATATTCCGCAACAGTGTCACGCCACTGACAGAAATTACGCAATTTCGTCACAGAGATTTCCAGCTTTTTCAATGGTTTGTCACTTATAATACGGATTTGTCATAGGGTTCCCTAATATGGGGTGAATTCGAGCAAAACTGTTCTTTGGTGGcttattattacaaaaaatgtatatattctacagaaataatttttcttttattcaaaagCTTATAGGAATCTgctatttaatttatttatttcattatttattccaGGTTAACAAAAAATGACAATTAAAAGGAAGTTACAAGTGTTCCTGTTACATTATTTATTCGAATTATACCGCGCTTCGTATTGGGTAACGCGATCTATCCGTCGTCCAATCAGAATAATCGATCTATTCCCGCGGTCGATCGCGTTCGAAACTTCCTCAGTATCGTTTGCGCGTCGGTCGGGGTAACATCGCTTTGACGGTagtgaaaataaattcttttttactgTGCTCATGGAGTTACAAATGCAGTAAGTGCAGAAAATATCAAAGGAAAAGGTTGGAGAAAAGCAGATCTACTTTCTGGAATGTTTTCGACCAGGGTTCATCAACCTCTTCAACGAAAATGTAAGTCAATAATCTTCTATTACGCAAACAGCATAATAATATAGCTTTTGTGATTATGTGGCATGGCTTTTACAGGCAAAACCATTATATGGCTTTAAAATTGTTgcgaaatttataaattttcaaacattagtcgataatttaacaatttcataCGTTGCATCCCGCGCGATCCAGTACGGGGTTCAAACGTGTTAATCCACGGCTTCCGTCTGTTCACTATTTTCAGCCAGTCacatttaatttgttaaatttttgtcatttttaaaaatttaaaaattaataatcctAGATTATTGCTCTAAAAATTCAgaaacagataaaatatacatttcgCAACAATATAATTGGCTTTCgatttttatatgaaataattacTGAATTTATTAACAACCTTGAAAAGTTGACCAGAATGTTTATGAAGAAAAAGGATTCTGATAATAtaattagaaagaaaattaaataactaactccttttattttaatttaatattttacacgTACACGTGTGTGCtctaaacatttatttataattttcaaacttgtAGTGAGTactattaattacaatattacacTGATATTAATGATAATTCATAAATCACAATCACTACATTACAATTTGTTCACAATACGTGTTTATCACTAATTTCTCTTGattgtacaataataaatGCTCTCTCTAAATACAAACCAGTACATTCTTAAAAAGTACTTTACAGTAATTAATGTAAAACTATATTTTGCAGAACATGATGCAATTGTATTTGTGCATTAAAACTTACAGTGACATCTATACAGGAATGTTCACCAATTAAAAACTCTTTgatagtaaaaaataaattttttaacatgATTCTGGTTAATTGAAAAGATTACTAACaggatattttatttaattttatcaagaaaaatatttcttttaacttgaaaaatatttaaactatagtaaatttattttgatccTCACTGTTAAACAAATATAAGTAGATAGTTATAAgtagatattttaaaataaacacaTTGGATAAGAATATTATccagtataaaaatatatataatatttggaGAATTTgtgaataaaagaaatatttaggatgatgaaattaaataaatgcatACAAGGTTCTATTAGTAGCcgtataattataaaattagtTAAGAACGTAACGATCTTGTTTGCATAGCACCTTGGGTAGCTGagatttatataaaatcaCAGTTATATCTACGAAACTctcaattattatatttttttaagaaGAAGCACcctaaaaatatttataagaaaaatagtacatatattctattttatcaGATCAATTTGCACGATATTTACATTGGTAAATGAACAATTAATCGAGTAATCATTCTGTAATTAATCTGTTCAAATTTCAGTAGTAGTTGCATAATTGTTCTATagacaaaataaatatattaaagtataatacTGATGCTTGAAAACTTGTACTCCTTCAACAAGGAAAAGTaactatatttatttaaaggaACTTTAGAGCTTTCCTTCTTATTTTGATTGTACAAATGAGGTATGTTTCAAATTTGTTGAGTCATGAGAAACAAAACATTAATTCAAATCTTTTACTTttctaagaaaaaaaatgagaaaaatgttTTCTCTTGACTCCAAttcatgtatattacattctaaCACAGTATCAACACTGCATGTACATTATCTACAAAAATATTATCGTACTGATACATACAAGcgtcaaattaaaaaaaatttaacacaCAGATAATATGATAAGTACAATATTGATCAACTAAAATGACGTATGCCATTAGCTCATTgtcttaatttaaaaattcctcttaacatttttttacCTATTTTCTGAAACAGTGATTGATCATATTATTTAATCggttaatattaaataaaattcaaactaaGTAAAGGGAtgttatttgaatatttatgcTTTCAACGTATTTTATAAGTATTTAAAATACTCATGAAAATATCAGttatatgtaaatttgaaTTCCTTTAACATCGTTCAGCATTTTAACAACGTTATATCTATTCTATGATTaatctaataaaataaaatccaCAGACGAAGAAAACTAAAGCAGAAAGGGTAATAATCTCAAGGATTGAGTTTATCTTTTTGTTCTTCCTGTACATTGAAACCTACTGTCACGCTAGTGCTATCTGTTATGTTACTTGCAACAGTTAGAATCGGCTCTTCCGATTTTGTTTCTAACGAGGAGGTTTTCAATTCCATCATGTTATGCTTCCAATTCTCCAAATCTTGATCAGACATATTCGATAGCGAGCTCAGTTTTGTTCCGCATTTGTAACTGTAATTCGTTTCAGGTTTTGAAGCGGTCATTTTTGGCATGGAAACACTTTGCGACCGAGAGAAATTCTTCCTTTTATAACTGCTAGATTTTTTTTGCTCCGTCTCTGTCTCTATATTATTATCTCGACTCTTGTGTACCTTTTCTACATTCATAGATTCAATTTTTAGAGAGGTAGATGATTTTGCTTTATCTGTATTGTCTATTTCTTTGATCCTGACATCTTCATCTGCTATGTCCATACTTTCAACAAGAAAtctagaaaaaaaaacaccaattttatttattatttaaataataatacctCTAACCAAGACTCACCTTCCAATTTTCTTGTAACCACCGCTAGATTTTGTAATAGGATTCTCTTTCTGTTCAAAGATCTGCTTAACATCTTGTTTCTTTTGCTCTTCAGTTTGTTTCAACGTTATTGTATGATCTTCATCATCATCGATATTGTCGATAGGCAGATCATCGGTATGCATGATCTTTTGTAGATTGCTATTGAAGCCTGTGCCGAAGCCACATTTTCGAATCTGCCCATCTTCGTTGCTATAATAGTCTGTATACGAAACGCTACCACGGCCCTCTCTATGATCTTGATCAATGTTTATacaaaattcattgaaatcaACATCCAGACAGGGAGTTGTAGGATATTTCGGTCCAGTATTGTATTGAACTCTGTAACATAGAAAATAATACCTCTATGAAAAACGTATCTTCCTTTGCTTTCCTTTCATTCGATTAACTATTACACACCCCTCGTTGCTAATTAAGCTTATGGACATGCTACATTCTCCTGTTGAAGTTGGTGCAGGAGACGAAGGTTCAGAGGATAGAAATGATTGTGGTTCGCTACTCCATCCAGTACCTGAAGTGTACACACAAAGATTTCagttaaagaagaaataattatcattattctAATTTAAAGTTGCATTACTCACTATTGGGACTAGTTGGCGATACCTGATTCCTTATGTCACAAGTTTCTCCGTCACTCGATTGTTTATATTGTATAGGTGTTGGTGTAATATACCTAAGAGGCAATCACTTCATCTTCATTTAAAGATACAGAACAACCGTAAGTAATTAAGAAGAAACATCTAAGAATCACATTCAGCCTCAACAAAGTCCACAGGGACTGATTAATAAAATTCGTtgaaaaaaaagcaaaaataaaaaagaacttAATACTCACAAGGgcagtttatttaatttcttacgGTACCTGACAGCTTCCAAGTCGGAAGAGTGGTACTCGCGACTGATTCCTCCGATACTGAGATTCTGGTTAACAGAACCGTGGGTCGATCCGCCGGGAGAAGGATACTTTGGAGGCGAAGAAGCAGGCGTACGAAACAGAGGTGCGCTGGTCATCATCTCCAAGAATGAATCCAACTGGCGCAACGACAATGCATTGTGAAGCGTTTCCAGTGGCCTTATCGGTGGTACACCGCCAAAACCTTCAATCGCTGATCAgcataaataaatgaatgaatgaacacCTGGAGCGTATTTGAGAAGATCGATGAAGAATCAGAGACAACTGACCGGCCACAGCCGAGGCGTGAGGTGGCACCATATCCTTCAAATTTGGAGCACTCGAAGATCCACTGATCACCGCAGTGCTGAACAGGCTGTTCGCTGATCCTGTCAGCTTCTTGTTCACGTTGTAGCCCAACAGCTTGAAATAACTCATCTGTCCGGAGATACTGTGACGGTGGCGCCTTGCTGTGCAGGTAGGGTCAGGTTGAATGATCGAAGGTCGTGTGTCTGGAGATGAGAAGGATCGTTGAGGCTGGAGTCGGGAGAACGGTGCACGTGGACACTTGGAACGATGGTTATATTTACGAGGAATATCGTGATCGTTGTGAACATCGTTATCGTGCACAGAGGACGTATGATAAAACGTACTAGGATGATCTGACGCGTCTATCAGGCTATCGTACAACTGTAAATTCAGATTGGGACAAGACAACCTCGAACGTCTCTGTGTCCTTGAATTAACAGCAGACAAGATGTCAGATGTTTTACTCAAATTAGGACAAGACGATGTTCCGTTTCGCCTGTATACCTTCTCAACAACGCTGCCACTACTTATCGTAGGTCTCATAATATTCCCGTCGAACCTCcacttctcttttcctttggaCACCGCAGACTCGTTGCAAGCACAACTTGACTGATTCTTGCATATGGAACACTGATCAAACGCTGGCCTCGAATGAGAAGGACTGAAACCTTGTTTGTCAAGTTGGACAGAAGATCTCTGTTTGTGGCAGAacgcagaagaagaagaagaatcaaGATCTAAATCAGGGATCTCCTTGAAGTTTCCATTGCTATCGTTCAAAGATAGTACACTGTAAGAGGAATCGCTGGACTCCTCGTTCTCTTGAAGACTATAGTAACAGGAACAATTGAAGAACTTATGAGAAAGAGAGCGAACAAAGTATGTGTCAAAGTTGGAACGTTCCACAGGTGGTAGATCTTTGCTTCTCAATATCAGCTCAGAAACGTTACAGTTATAACAAAGGCATCTGGTTAAGTAAGGAGATAATGAACGGGATCTTTTCTCTGTTTCCAATTGTCTCCTAGACAAGCCTGTCTCTTGGGTTCTTTCGTGCAAGGATAACATCAAGGAAGAAGACTTAAACCGTAGATTATTTCTTAAGAATCTCACAGGTTCGCTCAACTCACCGCAAGACTCGACGCCAGGAAGTATCATCTCTGAATGGGAACGTCCGTATTTCTTACTCTGTAAACGTAGATGTGAATCGTCCGCGGTATCTTCAAAGTATGTATTGAAATATATCGAGGGACGTATAACGGGGACCGGAATTACGATATCGGTAACATCCGACGATGTCCTGTTGGTGGGCGAAGCTAGCGGAGTATTATGTAATGTCACCAACGGTGTCGAGATCGAAGTGGAGGTTTCGATCGAAGGAACGGGCAGCTCGGGTGAACTGAAGGAGTGCGGCAAAGCCAACGACTTTCCCGTAGGCACGTGCAGCAAAGCCTGATTAGGTATCTTCGACTGGCACTCGGTTACATGCTTCTCTGTGatgttacaatatttataGCGGTTGCATGCGCATTTCATGTACAATTAACGTGTATGCGATGCGGTTTATATTATAATGAACGAATCAATGGTGTATGTAACAACGGGACAGAGGGGGTACAGAgggagggaaagaaaagaaaagaaatagacGATTAAATAAACCCGTCACCGAAGAAATCAAAAATAAGCATTGGTAAGAAGCTTTGGTCACGTCGTCAGATCTTGAGAAATTCAGATATCATTTAATTGGAAGCAGCAAGCGATCCACCCGCTGCCTCGTCTATGAAAGAGAACCTTTGCAATTTAGAAACTGGATTGTTCAGAAATATCCTAAAAGTGTTGGAACGATGGAACATCTGTGACAACGTTTTGAGATACAAAGACGACGTTTCAAAGAGAAAGATTCGTTACCAAtgaaggaataataaaaaaaaaaaaactgaaatACATAGAAAATGATATACACTTTAAATTGATTGCATTTAGAAGACACAAAATTTGGTTAAACGTTTTACACATCCATGGCAAACGATAGCCATGCAACCAGTAAGCCAACCAGCAAACATTAACTTGAATTCGTGAACACTctatttaacaattattatgATATTTACCTATGATGTTAATCAAAAACCCTAAATTCAtcaaatttgataattaaacaTGTATTGAATATTTTTGATTGCCATCATAGAATGATGTATGGAGACTGAGTTTCGTTTGTGCTTGAAGTTTCTAACAGCAATAAAACATTAAAGTGATATATCTGTATGATATGGAAACAAAAATGAATGatcataaaaattattatggtaaaaagaaaaaaaaaaaattaaatataattcataTAGTAGCTACACATAAGTAAAGTAATCATGAAccgaataaatataaaatgaaaagtatgaaTAGTATGTAATAATAAACTCCACGTACAAATAACAAGTACCTATTATATAATGAAGAAAAAGCTGATACaatgttaaaaaaataacTAAGCACTAATGTAACTGCGAATCTCAATGGAACAGTGAATTTAGGAATAAAGGAACAAGGAGCACGGCTGAATGAATTACACTGCATGTTTAATGCCATTGTGTAATCCAAACAGTCGCCAATATAAATTAGTTGGCTTCCACGCGCACAACTATCGCTGAGCAAAGAGTTATTTCAACTGAGTTCTCCTAATATCGTTTTGCGTCCACTTTTTAATTAGTTCTGTTACTAAGCTTTCATTCGTATAATACACTTTAAACTATCAAGAGATATTTATATGCTAATTCCATAGTAACATTATCATATTTAAAACCAAAGAAATGAATTTCGTACCATGTTACACACAAAACTCAACATaatacaaagaaaaatgatatttataatatataaaaaaaaagatagtaCAACAACGAGGATTACGTGTGATGCTAAAGAACATCTACAAAGATCTCGTGTATACATTTACTGGGAACAAGTTTGCTATGAGAAAAtgctttttaaaaaaatattgcgGTACTAATGAAAATAGCAGGGTGCTATATTCTTTATGGAAGAagtaaaaaatgcaaattataGCAGTCTACTACTAGAAATTATTATCGCAAAAGCGAAGATTAATGTTTGATAAtctaaacaattttttataaattcctttgtgttttttttttttctcataaGAGATTGATATAAAACGCTGAAACTTTATGGAAATCCTGCGACGATCATCGACTAAAATAAGACAATGCATTATGTCCTGTTAAAATTGTAACAGGAACTCGAAATGACATACCTTCTTTGTTGACCGCGTCCAAGCTCTGATACTGCAGCTTGTCCGCAGCTATAAAAAGACACGAAAAAACACCAAGCTTTCTGATATACTCTATTATCCTTAACCATAGATTCCCAAAAAATCAGTATAACATTTatactatttttctttctgaGCAGTTAAGTTAGTGTCGCTGAATGAAAGAGTACTTTTCGTGGTCTTAATTTGAAAAGTTGAGAGTGTAAATGTCATGCATAACCAAATACATTAGCTTCTATTGATTATTgcaattataaaatgtacattaccCATCGTGTAAAAGAAACAATAGGAATAGTAGGTGAAATTACCCTTCTCTGATTTGTCTTGTCTTTGGTGATCGTAACTACGGGCACGTGGTTCAACCATTGTACTTCTTTCTGCATCCCGTCGTTGACGTTGACTGGCTGCCAACTGGCTACCAAGTCTTGCTGCTTCATGGCCAGCCACAGTTCTGGCACTGGAAGATGATAGTTAAAGCAGCTATTAAATTATATGCTGAACAAGATTGACTAAATATACCTTATTGGAATTGGTGCAGAACTCTGCAAGAAGCCACTATCAAATGGCTCATCCATCATATTAGGATCTAGATCCATCATATCAACAGCTCTGCTGGTCGTTGGACTGTCCATGGTTGAATCCGCAACATCAGTTTCCATTAATGGTGGAGTTGTATcctaaatgataaaaaatatatacatatacaccTGTATAGATGTATGAAATGGCAACTGGTATCGTTAAAATTATATGTACAGATTGTAATGGTAGGCTAATGAAATCATCTTCCAAAATTCCCAGTTCtacgtcttcttcttctattcGAGTACTACATTGTGAAATAGTATCTTGAGCAGATCCTCCACTCTCACCCTAAGAGAATATAAATTTGTATACTTGTAGTCTATCTTCAGAAATGTTTAACTTACAACATTATGACTGCTTTCGTTACGCGAATGAGGCCTGAAACCTGGTCCTGGTGGTAAATTCTTTTGTACACAACAATTTACACCAGGAC from Osmia bicornis bicornis chromosome 10, iOsmBic2.1, whole genome shotgun sequence encodes:
- the LOC114873417 gene encoding inositol hexakisphosphate and diphosphoinositol-pentakisphosphate kinase isoform X5 — encoded protein: MHSASFCILACTLFKFQSSTKLMEISNCSSSTTVPDVYIFDCDNEAEPYWQIMAELSDGCSNDDGCMGGSDLEGEGKQVLVGVCAMAKKSQSKPMKEILTRLEEFEYIKIVVFPEEVILKESVEDWPVVDCLISFHSKGFPLDKAISYANLRNPFIINNLPMQYDIQDRRRVYAILESEGIEIPRYAVLDRDSSDPKHHELVESEDHVEVNGVTFNKPFVEKPVSAEDHNIYIYYPTSAGGGSQRLFRKIGSRSSVYSPESRVRKTGSYIYEDFMPTDGTDVKVYTVGPDYAHAEARKSPALDGKVERDSEGKEIRYPVILSNAEKLISRKVCLAFKQTVCGFDLLRANGQSFVCDVNGFSFVKNSNKYYDDCAKILGNMILRELAPTLHIPWSVPFQLDDPPIVPTTFGKMMELRCVVAVIRHGDRTPKQKMKVEVRHPKFFEIFAKYDGYKHGHIKLKRPKQLQEILDTARSLLAEIQHRAAGPELEEKQGKLEQLKSVLEMYGHFSGINRKVQMKYQPRGRPRGSSSDDDRLGEPSLVLILKWGGELTPAGRIQAEELGRIFRCMYPGGQGDYAGAQGLGLLRLHSTFRHDLKIYASDEGRVQMTAAAFAKGLLALEGELTPILVQMVKSANTNGLLDNDCDSSKYQNMVKTRLHELLQQDREFTREDREQINPGNALSINAAMDFVKNPVRCCQHVHTLIQKLMDIVRIKKDDPKTKDAILYHGETWELMGRRWGKIEKDFCTKNKRFDISKIPDIYDCIKYDLQHNNHTLQFEHAEELYIYSKYLADIVIPQEYGLTVQEKLTIGQGICTPLLKKIRADLQRNIEESGEETVNRLNPRYSHGVSSPGRHVRTRLYFTSESHVHSLLTVLRYGGLLDVIKDEQWRRAMEYVSMVSELNYMSQIVVMLYEDPTKDPSSEERFHVELHFSPGVNCCVQKNLPPGPGFRPHSRNESSHNVGESGGSAQDTISQCSTRIEEEDVELGILEDDFISLPLQSDTTPPLMETDVADSTMDSPTTSRAVDMMDLDPNMMDEPFDSGFLQSSAPIPISARTVAGHEAARLGSQLAASQRQRRDAERSTMVEPRARSYDHQRQDKSEKAADKLQYQSLDAVNKEEKHVTECQSKIPNQALLHVPTGKSLALPHSFSSPELPVPSIETSTSISTPLVTLHNTPLASPTNRTSSDVTDIVIPVPVIRPSIYFNTYFEDTADDSHLRLQSKKYGRSHSEMILPGVESCGELSEPVRFLRNNLRFKSSSLMLSLHERTQETGLSRRQLETEKRSRSLSPYLTRCLCYNCNVSELILRSKDLPPVERSNFDTYFVRSLSHKFFNCSCYYSLQENEESSDSSYSVLSLNDSNGNFKEIPDLDLDSSSSSAFCHKQRSSVQLDKQGFSPSHSRPAFDQCSICKNQSSCACNESAVSKGKEKWRFDGNIMRPTISSGSVVEKVYRRNGTSSCPNLSKTSDILSAVNSRTQRRSRLSCPNLNLQLYDSLIDASDHPSTFYHTSSVHDNDVHNDHDIPRKYNHRSKCPRAPFSRLQPQRSFSSPDTRPSIIQPDPTCTARRHRHSISGQMSYFKLLGYNVNKKLTGSANSLFSTAVISGSSSAPNLKDMVPPHASAVAAIEGFGGVPPIRPLETLHNALSLRQLDSFLEMMTSAPLFRTPASSPPKYPSPGGSTHGSVNQNLSIGGISREYHSSDLEAVRYRKKLNKLPLYITPTPIQYKQSSDGETCDIRNQVSPTSPNSTGWSSEPQSFLSSEPSSPAPTSTGECSMSISLISNEGVQYNTGPKYPTTPCLDVDFNEFCINIDQDHREGRGSVSYTDYYSNEDGQIRKCGFGTGFNSNLQKIMHTDDLPIDNIDDDEDHTITLKQTEEQKKQDVKQIFEQKENPITKSSGGYKKIGRFLVESMDIADEDVRIKEIDNTDKAKSSTSLKIESMNVEKVHKSRDNNIETETEQKKSSSYKRKNFSRSQSVSMPKMTASKPETNYSYKCGTKLSSLSNMSDQDLENWKHNMMELKTSSLETKSEEPILTVASNITDSTSVTVGFNVQEEQKDKLNP